From Toxorhynchites rutilus septentrionalis strain SRP chromosome 2, ASM2978413v1, whole genome shotgun sequence, a single genomic window includes:
- the LOC129766115 gene encoding uncharacterized protein LOC129766115, with product MAVRRLEALERKLKADPPLAEQVRQQIAGYEHKGYAHKASLTELTSTPRNRVWYLPIGVVTSPRKPNKIRLIWDAAAKVGHVSFNSQLLKGPDLLTPLPKVLCQFRQFSVAVSGDLMEMFHQLKIRYPDYLSQRFVFRAKPSDYPQIYIMDVATFGSTCSPASAQYVKNQNAKELSNEFPRAAEAIIHKHYVDDYLDSFRTVQEAIEVVNEVKTVHSRGGFKMRHFLSNKAEVLRGIGEVADAESKNLSLERAGIVESVLGMKWLPGDDVFTYSFVMRDDLKRILEEDLVPTKREGVKVIHIFCDASEAAFSCAAYFRVKLDSEIQVAFIGSKTKVAPLKTISIPRLELNAAVLGTRFLETLQSYHSLPVPWRFLWSDSSTVLSWICSEHRRYNKFIAVRVGEILSSTDQIEWRWIPTKLNIADQATKWNSGPRLSTENPWFRGPNFLYEEEGSWPIQRLVAPTTEELRSDAIILCHHTPRLDIPIDVSRFNSWTRIQRTVAFVLRYVDNCRRRKRHESLQLGVFTQDELKRAEELLWKVVQKEVFAEELSILAKSQGPPEKRHCTVSRSSSIYKIWPFMDDRGILRMRGRIGMAPYIPKEAKFPAILPRNHPITFLIIDWYHRRFNHANRETVVNEIRQRFEIPKLRSIVEKIAKNCVPCRIFKAAPNPPPMASLPAVRLTSFVRPFSFVGIDYFGSVFVRVGRSLAKRWIALFTCLTVRAVHMEVVHSLSTVSCIMAVRRFVARRGPPREFYSDNGTCFQGASKELKKEIEKRNDALASTFTSAETSWKFIPPAAPHMGGVWERLVRSVKVATGAVLDATRKPDDETLETVILEAEATINSRPLTFVPLETADQEALTPNHSLLGGSTGVKIHPTAPVDSRTVLRSSWKLAQFITEEFWRRWLKEYLPVITRRCKWFEEVRDLAVGDLVLVVSGSTRSQWSRGRIEQVFPGKDGRIIKELDFGDAHTTRASEVFLFRIMEISLLFMKMMELTLYYLEEKKNTESEKEKKEEKGMEKENKKQK from the exons ATGGCCGTCCGTCGTCTAGAGGCACTAGAACGAAAACTAAAGGCGGATCCTCCATTAGCTGAACAAGTTCGCCAACAGATAGCTGGCTACGAGCACAAAGGTTATGCGCATAAAGCCTCTCTAACGGAACTAACATCTACACCTAGAAATCGGGTCTGGTATTTACCAATAGGAGTTGTAACCAGTCCAAGGAAACCAAACAAGATCCGGCTGATTTGGGATGCAGCCGCTAAGGTGGGTCATGTTTCATTCAACTCCCAACTTCTGAAAGGACCCGATCTCTTAACGCCGCTTCCAAAAGTTTTATGCCAATTCCGACAATTTTCAGTGGCAGTCTCTGGAGACCTGATGGAAATGTTCCACCAATTAAAAATCAGGTATCCAGACTACTTATCTCAGCGATTCGTGTTTCGTGCCAAGCCCTCTGATTATCCGCAAATCTACATCATGGACGTGGCGACGTTTGGGTCGACTTGTTCTCCAGCGTCTGCCCAATACGTGAAGAACCAAAACGCCAAAGAACTGTCCAATGAATTCCCCCGTGCTGCCGAAGCCATAATCCACAAGCACTATGTGGACGATTATCTCGATAGTTTCCGTACCGTCCAAGAAGCAATAGAGGTAGTGAACGAGGTCAAAACAGTGCATTCGAGAGGAGGTTTCAAGATGCGACACTTCTTGTCCAATAAGGCAGAGGTCCTACGTGGTATCGGCGAAGTTGCAGACGCAGAAAGCAAGAACCTGTCGTTGGAAAGAGCTGGGATTGTTGAATCGGTACTTGGAATGAAATGGCTACCAGGAGACGACGTTTTCACCTACTCCTTCGTTATGAGAGACGATCTCAAGCGGATATTGGAGGAGGACCTTGTTCCAACGAAGCGCGAAGGTGTTAAAGTG ATTCATATTTTTTGTGATGCCAGCGAAGCGGCGTTCTCATGTGCTGCTTACTTTCGTGTAAAACTAGACAGTGAAATACAGGTGGCATTCATCGGATCCAAGACTAAGGTTGCTCCACTCAAAACGATTTCGATTCCCCGGCTCGAGCTGAATGCCGCCGTGCTCGGAACTCGCTTTCTGGAAACTCTACAAAGCTATCACAGTCTACCAGTTCCCTGGAGATTTCTCTGGAGCGATTCGAGTACCGTCCTCTCGTGGATTTGTTCTGAGCATCGCCGGTACAATAAGTTTATTGCCGTCCGCGTCGGTGAAATCTTATCAAGCACAGATCAAATAGAGTGGAGATGGATCCCCACGAAGCTTAACATCGCCGATCAAGCAACAAAGTGGAATAGTGGACCACGGCTTTCGACAGAGAATCCTTGGTTTCGAGGACCAAATTTTCTGTACGAAGAAGAAGGCTCATGGCCAATACAGCGTTTAGTTGCTCCGACTACAGAAGAGCTCCGCTCAGATGCCATCATTTTGTGCCACCACACACCGCGGTTGGATATCCCAATCGATGTATCCCGGTTCAATTCGTGGACTAGGATTCAACGAACGGTAGCATTCGTGCTCCGCTACGTGGATAACTGTCGTCGAAGGAAAAGACACGAGAGTCTGCAACTGGGAGTTTTCACTCAGGACGAACTGAAGCGAGCTGAGGAACTACTGTGGAAGGTCGTTCAAAAGGAGGTATTcgcggaagaattgtcaattcTCGCTAAGTCACAGGGACCTCCAGAGAAACGACACTGTACAGTGTCCAGATCCAGTTCTATTTACAAGATATGGCCATTTATGGACGATCGTGGGATCTTGAGGATGCGTGGCAGAATCGGTATGGCTCCTTACATACCAAAAGAAGCTAAATTTCCCGCAATCTTGCCGAGAAATCACCCAATAACATTTCTGATAATTGACTGGTATCACCGTCGCTTTAACCATGCAAATCGGGAAACAGTCGTGAACGAGATCCGTCAACGATTTGAGATTCCGAAGCTTAGATCGATAGTGGAGAAGATTGCAAAGAATTGTGTTCCGTGTCGTATCTTCAAAGCTGCTCCGAATCCTCCACCAATGGCTTCTCTACCAGCGGTGCGTCTTACATCCTTCGTCCGTCCTTTTTCGTTCGTTGGGATCGACTACTTCGGATCGGTTTTCGTAAGAGTTGGCCGAAGTCTCGCAAAACGGTGGATTGCACTGTTCACATGCCTGACAGTTAGAGCAGTGCACATGGAAGTGGTGCATTCTCTCAGTACGGTATCCTGTATCATGGCCGTTCGTCGTTTTGTGGCTCGCCGCGGTCCCCCACGAGAATTCTACTCGGACAACGGGACATGCTTTCAGGGTGCCAGCAAAGAGCTCAAGaaggaaattgaaaaacgaaatgaCGCCCTCGCATCAACATTCACGAGCGCCGAAACAAGCTGGAAATTCATCCCTCCTGCTGCGCCTCATATGGGGGGTGTTTGGGAGAGATTAGTTCGGTCAGTCAAGGTGGCAACAGGGGCTGTACTGGATGCGACCCGCAAACCCGATGATGAAACCTTGGAGACAGTCATCCTAGAAGCTGAGGCTACGATCAATAGTAGACCGCTCACTTTCGTACCACTGGAAACAGCTGATCAGGAGGCTTTGACGCCTAACCACTCTTTGCTGGGCGGTTCTACTGGAGTGAAAATTCACCCTACGGCTCCCGTGGACAGCCGCACTGTATTGAGGAGTAGCTGGAAGTTAGCGCAATTCATCACTGAAGAATTTTGGCGGCGTTGGCTCAAGGAGTACTTGCCTGTAATCACCCGCAGGTGTAAATGGTTTGAAGAAGTGAGGGATCTGGCCGTTGGCGACTTAGTGTTGGTAGTCAGTGGATCCACGAGGAGCCAGTGGTCAAGAGGACGCATCGAGCAGGTGTTTCCCGGCAAGGACGGGAGA ATAATCAAGGAATTGGACTTTGGGGATGCACATACCACGAGAGCTTCAGAAGTATTTCTTTTCAGGATTATGGAGATTTCCTTGTTGTTTATGAAGATGATGGAGCTAACCTTGTATTACTTGGAGGAAAAGAAGAATACGGAGTCGGAGAAAGAGAA